The DNA sequence CCAGTGCCGGATTATCAAACTGCCAGACGTGCGCGGCCTTTGGCGCGACGACGCGACAGTACGGCACGACCGTTCTTGGTAGCCATGCGAGCACGGAAACCGTGGGTACGAGCGCGTTTGATAGTGCTTGGTTGGAAAGTACGTTTCATGTC is a window from the Pseudomonas gozinkensis genome containing:
- the rpmH gene encoding 50S ribosomal protein L34, whose amino-acid sequence is MKRTFQPSTIKRARTHGFRARMATKNGRAVLSRRRAKGRARLAV